Proteins encoded in a region of the Flavobacterium sp. MDT1-60 genome:
- a CDS encoding YfhO family protein, translating into MKIVNKFYPHALVILGFILVSLVYFYPVLQGKQIFQSDIAQYTGMAKEQNDFRAAEHAEPYWTNSAFGGMPTYQLGANYPNDFVGKLDDLLRFLPRPADYLFLYFLGFYGLLLVLKTDPLKAFIGAIAFGFSTYLIIILGVGHNAKAHAIAYMPLVIAGFILVFQKKYIWGGLLTMFAVALEVNANHFQMTYYLLIFLLILSGYFTFQFIKEKQYKELLKAVGVLAVAGIFAIGANAGNLLATSEYAKFSTRSNSELTFNPDGSKKTNENALSRDYITEYSYGIAESFNLIAPRLFGGSNHENVGTDSRMYSFMIEQGVPSGQAQDFVSGMPTYWGDQPIVAAPAYIGVVVFFLGVLALFIDDRKIKYVFLGGALFSLVLSWGKNFSALTDFFIDYVPMYDKFRAVSSIQVILELCFPVLAVMGLQSFFKANEEPKLQQKALVQTGAFGLGILLIFVFTKSMFHFSGSSDQYFMQTYGPAFVDALKEDRMSLYSADLLRSGFFIVVTFGILWLFIKNKLAQNTTLIIVGLLMIFDLFFVDKKYVSAKDFVSPVEIAAPFQETPSDAQILKDTSHYRVFEVNGNLSSARASYFHHSIGGYHAAKPRRMQQLFDYQIAKNNIEVLNMLNVKYIIQTDKEGKEFPVVNPDANGNAWFVDSVRLVNKPDDVMKALNNIDTKKVAVFNVHDYEDKFKSARLKKQWDTTGTIKVVEYKPNYIKYQSDSRKDGLAVFSEMYYKNGWNAYVDGKLTDHFPVDYVLRAMEIPGGKHTIEFKFEPQVVKTGGIITLASSIGMLLLLIGGIYFEKFFRKD; encoded by the coding sequence TTGAAAATAGTAAATAAGTTCTATCCGCACGCCCTTGTTATATTGGGCTTTATTCTCGTTTCGTTAGTTTATTTTTATCCAGTTTTACAGGGAAAACAAATTTTCCAATCGGATATTGCACAATATACCGGAATGGCAAAAGAGCAAAATGATTTTAGAGCTGCAGAACATGCGGAACCTTATTGGACAAATTCTGCTTTTGGTGGAATGCCAACTTATCAGTTAGGGGCCAATTACCCAAATGATTTTGTGGGTAAACTAGATGATCTTCTACGCTTTTTACCTCGTCCTGCTGATTATCTTTTTCTTTACTTCTTAGGTTTTTATGGTTTGTTGCTGGTTTTAAAAACGGATCCATTAAAAGCATTTATCGGCGCGATTGCGTTTGGTTTTTCTACTTATTTAATTATTATTCTGGGAGTTGGTCATAATGCAAAAGCACATGCTATTGCTTACATGCCGCTAGTTATTGCCGGTTTTATACTGGTTTTTCAGAAAAAATATATTTGGGGAGGTTTACTCACCATGTTTGCAGTTGCGTTGGAAGTAAACGCGAACCACTTTCAAATGACTTATTATCTATTGATTTTCTTACTGATTCTTTCAGGATATTTTACTTTCCAATTTATTAAAGAAAAACAATATAAAGAACTTTTAAAAGCAGTTGGAGTGCTTGCTGTGGCAGGAATTTTTGCGATTGGTGCCAATGCCGGAAACTTACTGGCAACCAGCGAATATGCAAAGTTTAGTACGCGTAGTAATAGTGAGTTAACCTTTAATCCTGATGGTTCTAAAAAGACAAACGAAAATGCTTTAAGTCGTGACTATATTACAGAATACAGTTATGGAATTGCCGAAAGTTTTAATCTAATTGCACCTAGACTTTTTGGGGGGTCAAATCACGAAAATGTAGGTACAGACAGTCGTATGTATTCTTTCATGATCGAACAGGGAGTTCCTTCAGGACAAGCACAGGATTTTGTATCAGGAATGCCTACTTATTGGGGAGATCAGCCTATTGTTGCAGCTCCCGCCTATATTGGAGTTGTAGTTTTCTTTTTGGGTGTTTTAGCTTTGTTTATTGATGATAGAAAAATAAAATATGTATTTCTTGGAGGAGCATTGTTTTCATTAGTGCTTTCGTGGGGGAAAAACTTCTCTGCATTAACAGACTTTTTTATCGATTATGTTCCGATGTACGATAAATTCAGGGCAGTTTCTTCTATTCAGGTTATTCTTGAATTATGCTTTCCAGTTTTAGCTGTTATGGGATTACAATCCTTTTTTAAAGCAAATGAAGAACCAAAATTGCAGCAGAAAGCTCTAGTACAAACAGGTGCTTTTGGCTTAGGAATTTTATTGATTTTTGTTTTTACCAAAAGTATGTTTCACTTTAGTGGATCAAGTGATCAGTATTTCATGCAAACTTACGGTCCTGCTTTTGTCGATGCTTTAAAAGAAGACAGAATGAGTTTGTATTCTGCTGATTTATTGCGTTCAGGCTTCTTTATTGTAGTAACTTTTGGAATTCTATGGTTGTTTATTAAAAATAAACTGGCTCAAAACACAACTTTGATCATTGTTGGTCTTTTGATGATATTTGACTTGTTTTTTGTAGATAAAAAGTATGTCTCAGCTAAGGATTTTGTTAGCCCGGTTGAAATTGCTGCACCATTTCAGGAAACACCATCTGATGCTCAAATTTTAAAAGATACAAGTCATTATAGAGTTTTTGAAGTTAACGGAAATCTTTCAAGTGCCCGTGCCTCTTATTTTCATCATTCTATTGGAGGATACCATGCTGCAAAACCAAGAAGAATGCAGCAATTGTTTGATTATCAAATTGCAAAAAATAATATCGAAGTATTGAACATGTTAAATGTGAAATACATTATTCAAACGGATAAAGAAGGAAAAGAATTTCCTGTGGTAAACCCGGATGCTAATGGAAATGCCTGGTTCGTTGATTCAGTAAGATTGGTAAATAAACCGGACGATGTTATGAAAGCTTTGAATAACATTGATACTAAAAAAGTTGCAGTTTTTAATGTTCATGATTACGAAGATAAATTTAAAAGTGCCCGATTGAAAAAACAATGGGATACAACCGGAACGATTAAGGTTGTAGAATACAAACCAAACTACATTAAATATCAATCAGATAGCAGAAAAGATGGTTTAGCAGTTTTCTCTGAAATGTATTATAAAAATGGATGGAATGCTTATGTTGATGGTAAATTGACAGATCATTTTCCTGTAGATTATGTTTTACGAGCAATGGAAATTCCAGGTGGAAAACATACTATCGAATTCAAATTTGAACCACAGGTTGTAAAAACGGGAGGTATAATTACATTAGCGAGTTCAATTGGAATGTTACTGCTTTTAATTGGTGGGATTTATTTTGAAAAATTCTTCCGCAAAGATTAA
- a CDS encoding oligosaccharide flippase family protein, giving the protein MGIVLNQSFKNTIITYIGFGIGAINTLYLYPVFLGATYYALTNYILSAANVIMPLFAIGMQNTLVKFYSQYKTEQEREQFLSFTALFPVLMCIPLGIIGIFFFDDITAFVSKENPVVKEFMLLIPFIGICMAYFEIFYAWARVHMHSVFGNFIKEVGLRLFSTVALIGLYLHWITLVQFVYVTAGIYFIAFIVTMFYAFYVKKPKFQINIPKNVKDVMEYTFFIILSGSVANLLLDGDKLMLNQYMKIENIAYYSVATYIALVISVPSRAMHQIVYPITAKLMHENKHDELNQLYKKTSINLQMVGGFVMLCIFVNISQLYELVPKEYSGGISVVFMIGLSKYFDLILGNNNAIIFNTKYYRMVLYLGLLLVFLTIVLNMIFIPIFGIFGSAFATLLSITLYSIAKLLFVVKKLHLYPFTKETVYSMLLTFALFLVFYFWEFPFYQLISIALKSILVTILYVYLNYKFNISPDINKVIDGLLKKVGIKI; this is encoded by the coding sequence ATGGGTATTGTTTTAAATCAGTCTTTCAAAAATACAATTATTACTTATATAGGCTTCGGAATTGGAGCTATCAATACACTTTATTTATATCCGGTTTTTTTAGGTGCAACTTATTATGCCTTAACAAACTATATTTTATCGGCAGCAAATGTTATCATGCCTTTGTTTGCTATCGGAATGCAAAATACCTTAGTTAAATTTTATTCTCAATATAAAACAGAGCAGGAAAGAGAACAATTTTTATCCTTTACAGCTTTATTTCCTGTATTAATGTGTATTCCTTTAGGAATTATTGGAATCTTTTTCTTTGATGATATTACTGCTTTTGTTTCTAAGGAAAATCCTGTTGTAAAGGAGTTTATGCTTCTGATTCCCTTTATCGGAATTTGTATGGCTTATTTTGAGATATTTTATGCCTGGGCAAGGGTGCATATGCATTCGGTTTTTGGAAATTTTATTAAAGAAGTTGGATTAAGATTATTCTCAACTGTTGCTTTAATTGGTTTATATCTTCATTGGATAACTTTAGTTCAATTCGTTTATGTAACAGCGGGGATATATTTCATAGCTTTTATAGTAACTATGTTTTATGCTTTTTATGTTAAAAAGCCTAAATTTCAAATCAATATTCCTAAGAATGTAAAAGATGTAATGGAATACACTTTCTTTATTATTCTTTCCGGAAGTGTTGCCAATTTGCTTTTAGATGGCGATAAATTGATGCTGAACCAATATATGAAGATCGAAAATATTGCCTATTATTCAGTTGCAACTTATATCGCTTTGGTGATTTCTGTTCCGAGTCGCGCCATGCATCAAATTGTATATCCAATTACTGCAAAGCTGATGCACGAAAACAAACACGATGAACTTAATCAATTATACAAAAAGACCTCGATTAATCTTCAAATGGTAGGAGGCTTTGTTATGCTGTGTATTTTTGTCAATATCAGTCAACTATATGAATTGGTTCCAAAGGAATATAGCGGTGGAATTTCAGTTGTATTTATGATTGGTTTATCTAAATATTTTGATTTGATTTTAGGAAATAATAACGCCATTATTTTTAATACCAAATATTATCGAATGGTATTGTATTTAGGGCTTTTATTAGTCTTCCTGACCATTGTTTTAAACATGATTTTTATTCCTATTTTTGGAATTTTCGGTTCTGCATTTGCTACATTATTGTCTATTACTTTATATAGTATAGCAAAATTGCTTTTTGTTGTTAAAAAGCTTCATTTATACCCGTTTACAAAGGAAACCGTTTACTCAATGTTACTTACATTTGCTTTGTTTCTTGTGTTTTACTTTTGGGAATTTCCTTTTTACCAATTAATTAGTATTGCCTTAAAATCAATTTTGGTAACGATTTTATATGTCTATCTGAATTATAAATTCAATATTTCGCCAGACATTAATAAAGTGATTGATGGTCTTTTGAAAAAGGTGGGTATTAAAATTTAA
- the uvrA gene encoding excinuclease ABC subunit UvrA, producing MQIDLSKLDPKHNIIIKGAQVHNLKNVDVAIPRNKLVVITGLSGSGKSSLAFDTLYAEGQRRYVESLSSYARQFLGRLDKPKVEYIKGIAPAIAIEQKVNTTNARSTVGTSTEIYDYVKLLFARIGRTYSPVSGQEVKKNTVTDVVSDVKALELDSKWLLLSPIHLEEGRQLEDKLKVLLQQGFARILVDNEMVRLDEFTPTEIHKLDNKDILLIIDRIVVKEEEEFYNRLADAVQTAFFEGKGICYLQELNSDKRFTYSNNFELDGITFLEPNVHLFSFNNPYGACPVCEGYGNIIGIDADLVVPNTSLSVFESAIYPWRGESMSWYKDELVKHAYKFDFPIHKPYFQLTEDQKDLIWKGNQYFQGLNDFFKELEEKNYKIQNRVMLSRYRGKTKCHACRGKRLREEASYVKIGGKTVSDLVDLPIKHLVTFFKDLELNKYEQQIAKRLMVEINNRLSFLTEVGLDYLTLNRNSSTLSGGESQRINLATSLGSSLVGSMYILDEPSIGLHPKDSERLIKVLLSLRDLGNTVIVVEHDEDIMKAADMIIDIGPEAGTFGGNLVAQGTYDEILKSDSLTAKYLNGDLEISVPKKRRKFKNHIDIVGARENNLKNIDITFPLDVLTVVTGVSGSGKSTLIKKILFPAMQKKLENAAEKAGQFSEIKGSFSQIKHIEYVDQNPIGRSSRSNPVTYIKAYDDIRDLYAKEKLSKIRGYQAKHFSFNVDGGRCETCKGEGSINVEMVFMADVSLPCETCGGKRFKKEILEINFDEKNINDILTMTIDDAIAFFEKNKQTKITQKLQPLQDVGLGYVQLGQSSSTLSGGEAQRIKLASFLVKGATKDKALFVFDEPTTGLHFHDIKKLLKSFDALIEKGHSIIVIEHNLDLIKCADWIIDLGPEGGENGGHLLAVGTPEDIIKVKESVTGVYLKDKL from the coding sequence ATGCAAATTGATCTTTCAAAACTCGACCCAAAACATAATATTATAATTAAAGGAGCGCAGGTACATAATTTAAAAAATGTAGATGTCGCTATTCCCCGAAATAAACTGGTTGTCATCACAGGTCTTTCAGGATCAGGAAAATCCAGTTTGGCGTTTGATACTTTATACGCCGAAGGACAACGCCGTTATGTTGAAAGTTTATCATCATATGCACGTCAATTCCTTGGTCGTTTAGACAAACCAAAAGTAGAATATATAAAAGGTATTGCACCTGCGATTGCGATTGAGCAAAAAGTAAATACAACCAATGCCCGTTCGACCGTTGGAACTTCGACTGAGATCTACGATTACGTCAAGCTTTTATTCGCCAGAATTGGTCGTACCTACTCTCCTGTTTCCGGACAGGAAGTCAAAAAAAATACCGTTACCGATGTTGTTTCTGATGTAAAAGCATTAGAATTAGACAGTAAATGGTTGTTGCTCTCTCCTATTCATTTAGAAGAAGGAAGACAACTTGAAGACAAACTGAAAGTACTTCTACAGCAAGGTTTTGCCCGTATTTTGGTTGATAACGAAATGGTTCGTTTAGATGAGTTTACACCCACAGAAATCCACAAATTAGACAATAAAGACATTCTATTAATTATTGACAGAATTGTGGTTAAAGAGGAAGAAGAATTCTATAATCGTTTAGCCGATGCCGTACAAACTGCTTTTTTTGAAGGAAAAGGAATTTGCTATTTACAGGAATTAAACTCAGATAAAAGATTTACTTATTCGAATAATTTTGAATTGGACGGAATTACTTTCTTAGAGCCAAATGTACATTTATTCAGTTTTAATAACCCATACGGAGCTTGTCCGGTTTGTGAAGGATACGGAAATATAATTGGAATAGATGCTGATTTAGTAGTTCCAAATACCTCTTTATCTGTTTTTGAAAGCGCCATTTATCCCTGGAGAGGTGAAAGCATGAGCTGGTATAAAGATGAATTGGTGAAACATGCTTACAAATTTGATTTTCCTATTCATAAGCCTTATTTTCAATTAACAGAAGATCAAAAAGATTTGATTTGGAAAGGGAATCAGTACTTTCAAGGCTTAAATGATTTCTTTAAGGAATTAGAAGAAAAAAATTATAAGATCCAGAACCGTGTAATGTTGTCTCGTTATCGCGGAAAAACTAAATGCCATGCCTGTCGCGGAAAACGTTTACGCGAAGAAGCTTCTTATGTAAAAATTGGCGGAAAAACAGTTTCAGATTTAGTCGATCTTCCAATTAAACATTTGGTTACGTTTTTCAAAGATCTTGAATTAAACAAATACGAACAGCAAATTGCTAAACGTCTGATGGTAGAAATCAATAATCGTTTATCCTTTTTAACCGAAGTTGGTTTGGATTACCTAACGCTAAATCGAAACTCTTCAACACTTTCGGGAGGAGAATCACAGCGTATTAATTTGGCAACTTCGCTTGGAAGTAGTTTGGTTGGATCGATGTATATATTGGATGAACCAAGTATTGGTCTACATCCAAAAGATTCTGAACGATTGATTAAAGTTTTACTTTCTCTTCGTGATTTAGGAAATACGGTTATTGTGGTTGAACATGATGAAGATATCATGAAAGCCGCCGATATGATTATTGATATTGGTCCTGAAGCAGGAACTTTTGGTGGGAATTTAGTGGCGCAGGGAACTTACGATGAAATTTTAAAATCAGACTCGCTTACAGCTAAATATCTGAATGGAGATCTGGAAATTTCAGTTCCGAAGAAAAGAAGAAAATTCAAAAATCATATTGATATTGTTGGAGCCAGAGAAAACAACTTAAAAAACATTGATATTACATTTCCGTTAGATGTTTTAACTGTTGTTACCGGAGTTTCAGGAAGCGGAAAAAGTACCTTAATAAAGAAAATTTTATTTCCTGCCATGCAGAAAAAACTGGAAAATGCTGCTGAAAAAGCGGGTCAGTTTAGCGAGATAAAAGGTTCGTTCTCACAGATAAAACATATTGAATATGTAGATCAGAATCCGATTGGAAGAAGTTCAAGATCGAACCCCGTAACTTATATTAAGGCTTATGATGACATTCGTGATTTATATGCCAAAGAAAAATTATCAAAAATAAGAGGGTATCAGGCCAAACATTTTTCTTTTAATGTTGATGGAGGCCGCTGCGAAACTTGTAAAGGAGAAGGCTCTATAAACGTTGAAATGGTCTTTATGGCTGATGTTTCATTGCCATGCGAAACTTGCGGCGGAAAACGTTTCAAAAAAGAAATTTTAGAAATCAATTTTGACGAAAAAAATATCAACGATATTCTAACAATGACTATTGATGACGCGATAGCTTTTTTTGAAAAAAATAAACAAACCAAAATCACTCAAAAATTACAACCATTGCAAGATGTTGGTTTGGGATATGTGCAGTTGGGACAATCTTCTTCTACCCTTTCTGGTGGTGAAGCGCAACGTATTAAATTGGCATCGTTCTTAGTAAAAGGTGCTACAAAAGATAAAGCGTTATTTGTTTTTGATGAGCCAACTACCGGGCTGCATTTTCACGACATAAAAAAACTATTAAAGTCATTTGATGCGCTGATCGAAAAAGGACATTCGATAATTGTAATTGAACACAATCTCGATTTAATAAAATGTGCCGACTGGATTATTGATTTAGGTCCGGAAGGTGGAGAAAATGGCGGGCATTTACTGGCAGTTGGAACGCCTGAAGATATTATAAAAGTGAAAGAATCCGTTACAGGAGTTTATTTAAAGGATAAACTTTAA
- a CDS encoding mechanosensitive ion channel family protein, with amino-acid sequence MKKKLPCFLLLFIVSFFSIVSAQTDSLKATTTTTNISPSKLKAYPIIPFKDTLFYVYNRVGSFSAENRAKAITARIKSLYEDDLFKADSLKVVPSEISLDIVYKGDLILMSVLNADAVAENKTVSEIANRNFNAIKKAIIFQNENHSLLPKRLGFTALLILILTLVLWFASRIFNRIKLYFSKRRERYFKGFNYNNINVLTPEKQEFVAMRFIGVIKIIVLIVIAYSTLPVLFNIFPATQAYTTTILKWTLTPIKSAVMGFVDFLPNLFTIIVIVLIFRYSLKIIKFFVDEINKENIKVDGFYSDWAKPTFNIIRFLAYAFMLVVIFPYLPGSDSPIFKGVSVFVGILFSLGSSNAIANMVAGLVITYMRPFKIGDFIKIGDVSGEVIEKTALVTRIRTPKFEDITIPNATVLSSTSTNFSANTKQATNGLLIHTTVTIGYDVPWKDIHKALIDAALKTDMTEKTPEPFVLQTSLDDFLCVLSNKCLYERTYKATQDLFFVTSEYSGFF; translated from the coding sequence ATGAAAAAGAAATTACCTTGTTTTTTACTATTGTTTATTGTTTCATTTTTTTCAATAGTATCTGCTCAAACAGATAGTTTAAAGGCTACAACAACAACAACAAATATTTCTCCGTCGAAATTAAAAGCCTATCCAATAATTCCTTTTAAAGACACCCTTTTTTATGTTTATAATAGAGTAGGATCTTTTTCTGCTGAAAATAGAGCAAAGGCTATTACAGCAAGAATTAAATCTCTTTATGAAGATGATCTTTTTAAAGCTGATTCATTAAAAGTTGTTCCTTCTGAGATAAGCTTAGATATTGTGTATAAAGGGGACTTAATACTGATGTCTGTATTAAATGCTGATGCAGTTGCTGAAAATAAAACGGTTTCTGAAATTGCAAACCGTAATTTCAATGCCATCAAAAAAGCAATTATTTTTCAGAATGAAAACCATTCTTTATTGCCAAAACGTTTAGGATTTACAGCACTGCTAATCTTAATTCTTACCCTTGTTTTATGGTTTGCATCCAGGATTTTTAATAGAATAAAATTGTATTTTTCAAAAAGAAGAGAAAGATATTTTAAAGGCTTTAATTACAATAACATAAATGTTCTTACTCCTGAAAAGCAAGAATTTGTTGCAATGCGCTTTATTGGTGTAATAAAGATTATAGTTTTAATTGTCATAGCGTATTCCACATTGCCTGTACTTTTTAATATTTTCCCTGCAACTCAGGCCTATACTACAACAATTTTAAAATGGACACTTACTCCAATAAAATCGGCAGTAATGGGATTTGTAGATTTCTTACCAAACCTGTTTACTATAATTGTTATTGTTCTGATTTTTAGATATTCACTCAAAATAATTAAATTTTTTGTTGATGAAATAAACAAAGAAAATATAAAAGTAGATGGTTTTTATAGCGATTGGGCGAAACCAACTTTTAATATTATTCGATTTTTGGCGTATGCATTTATGCTGGTTGTAATATTTCCCTATCTGCCAGGTTCAGATTCCCCTATTTTCAAAGGGGTTTCCGTATTTGTAGGTATTTTGTTTTCTTTAGGCTCTTCAAACGCCATTGCCAATATGGTTGCTGGTTTGGTAATTACCTACATGCGTCCGTTTAAAATTGGTGATTTTATTAAAATTGGAGATGTAAGTGGAGAAGTTATTGAAAAAACAGCTTTGGTAACACGTATTAGAACTCCTAAATTTGAAGATATAACAATACCAAATGCGACAGTTTTGTCAAGTACCTCAACTAATTTTTCGGCAAATACAAAACAAGCTACTAATGGCTTATTAATTCATACAACTGTCACGATAGGTTATGATGTACCGTGGAAGGACATCCATAAAGCATTAATTGATGCTGCCTTAAAGACAGATATGACAGAGAAAACACCGGAGCCTTTTGTTCTGCAAACTAGTCTTGATGATTTTTTATGTGTCTTATCAAATAAATGTTTATACGAAAGAACCTACAAAGCAACCCAGGATCTATTCTTCGTTACATCAGAATATTCAGGATTCTTTTAA
- a CDS encoding glycosyltransferase family 4 protein produces MEPKKLLIITYYFPPAGGPGVQRWLKFVKYLPEFNVQPIVYVPENPTYPIIDEGLVSEISDKVIVLKNKIWEPYQLASIFSKKKTKKISSGIFPHQKKQTFLDKTFLWVRGNLFIPDARVFWVKPSVSYLKKYIRENNIDTIVTSGPPHSLHLIGLELKEKLNVKWFADFRDPWTTIGYHKALRLSSYAAKKHKSLEHKVLNSADTIIVTSKTTKAEFQTITNKPISVITNGYDIENVEKQTLDSKFTLAHIGSFLSDRNPKFLWECLVELLQEVPDFKSHLEIKLIGAVSQEVLDSIQEFNLNSYLNLLGYVSHHEAIAHQKKSQVLLLIEINSEDTKSIIPGKLFEYMVSNRPIIAIGPQGSDFADIIKETNTGVFFDYTEKAKLKSVISDFYNQFLEGKLQANGVGLQQYSRKNLTKQLAQLIN; encoded by the coding sequence ATGGAACCGAAAAAACTCTTAATCATTACTTATTATTTTCCACCCGCCGGAGGCCCGGGCGTACAGCGTTGGTTGAAGTTTGTAAAGTATTTGCCTGAATTTAATGTTCAGCCTATTGTTTATGTTCCAGAAAACCCAACTTATCCAATAATCGACGAAGGTTTGGTAAGTGAAATATCAGATAAAGTAATTGTTCTTAAAAATAAAATCTGGGAGCCGTATCAACTGGCTTCTATTTTTTCAAAAAAGAAAACCAAGAAAATCAGTTCCGGAATTTTTCCACATCAAAAAAAACAGACCTTTTTAGATAAAACTTTTCTTTGGGTTCGCGGTAATCTTTTTATCCCGGATGCGCGTGTATTTTGGGTAAAACCATCTGTTTCTTATCTTAAAAAATATATTCGGGAAAATAATATTGATACAATTGTAACTTCCGGGCCACCACACAGTTTGCATTTGATTGGTTTAGAGTTAAAAGAAAAATTAAACGTAAAATGGTTTGCAGATTTCCGCGATCCATGGACCACAATTGGATATCACAAAGCATTGCGTTTGTCTTCTTACGCAGCTAAAAAGCATAAAAGTTTAGAGCACAAAGTTCTGAATAGTGCTGATACTATTATTGTAACCAGTAAAACTACTAAAGCCGAATTTCAGACGATTACTAATAAACCAATTTCGGTTATTACAAATGGTTATGATATAGAAAATGTAGAGAAACAGACTTTAGATTCTAAATTTACTTTGGCGCATATTGGTTCTTTTTTATCCGATAGAAATCCAAAGTTTTTATGGGAATGTTTGGTTGAATTACTTCAGGAAGTACCTGATTTTAAATCCCATTTGGAAATCAAATTAATTGGTGCCGTAAGTCAGGAAGTACTTGATTCTATTCAGGAATTTAATCTAAATTCCTATTTAAATCTTCTGGGTTACGTTTCGCATCATGAAGCCATTGCGCATCAAAAGAAATCTCAGGTTTTACTTCTAATCGAAATTAATTCGGAAGATACTAAAAGTATTATTCCTGGTAAATTGTTTGAATATATGGTGTCAAACCGCCCTATAATTGCTATTGGCCCACAAGGTTCTGATTTTGCAGATATTATAAAAGAAACCAATACAGGAGTATTTTTTGATTATACTGAAAAAGCGAAATTAAAAAGTGTAATTTCGGACTTTTATAATCAGTTTTTGGAAGGAAAATTACAAGCTAATGGTGTTGGTTTACAACAATATTCACGAAAAAACCTTACCAAACAATTAGCACAGTTGATTAATTAA
- a CDS encoding transporter, which translates to MLKIKNLFITALFLLPQLFFAQFTDVINSNRPGETMSAYAVGKSIIQGEIGVYGIKEKHDLLDYDASGFGTDLTIRYGAFTEKLEFVLDLQYQMENFDTPYTSYKKNNFRQTVLGAKYLIYDPFKNYEKTANIYSYKANHSFNWHQLIPAVSLFAGANFVGADNPYSFSPESSISPKVILITQNLFGGGKWVFVTNFIADYITTDYPSYGYVLTLTHGFNDKWSGFIENQGYKSDFYSDAIVRGGAAYLLNSNMQIDASISTNFKNTPSVLYGGVGFSWRYDGWYKEKQEMTFKKDRKSKNKDAEENIDYQEKERKRKAKYE; encoded by the coding sequence ATGTTAAAAATTAAAAACTTATTTATTACAGCTCTTTTTTTATTACCACAACTTTTCTTTGCCCAATTCACGGATGTTATTAATTCAAATCGTCCTGGTGAAACCATGTCTGCCTATGCAGTTGGAAAATCAATCATACAGGGTGAAATTGGTGTTTATGGAATTAAAGAAAAACACGATTTACTAGATTATGATGCAAGTGGTTTTGGAACCGATTTAACGATTAGATATGGTGCATTCACTGAAAAACTCGAATTTGTTCTTGACCTGCAATATCAAATGGAAAACTTTGATACTCCCTACACCAGTTATAAAAAAAACAACTTTAGGCAAACCGTTTTAGGGGCAAAATATTTAATTTATGACCCTTTTAAAAACTATGAAAAAACCGCCAATATCTACAGCTATAAAGCAAATCATTCCTTTAATTGGCATCAATTAATACCTGCGGTTTCTTTATTTGCAGGAGCCAATTTTGTTGGCGCAGACAATCCGTATTCATTTTCTCCTGAATCGAGCATCTCTCCTAAAGTAATATTGATTACCCAGAATCTTTTTGGAGGCGGAAAATGGGTCTTTGTTACTAATTTTATTGCTGATTACATCACAACCGATTATCCTAGTTATGGATATGTATTAACTTTAACACATGGATTTAATGATAAATGGTCTGGTTTTATTGAAAATCAAGGATATAAGAGCGACTTTTACAGTGATGCTATTGTTCGTGGTGGCGCGGCCTATTTACTGAACTCTAATATGCAAATTGATGCTTCTATAAGTACCAATTTTAAAAATACACCATCTGTATTATATGGAGGAGTTGGATTTTCATGGCGTTATGATGGTTGGTATAAAGAAAAGCAAGAAATGACTTTTAAGAAAGACAGGAAGTCTAAAAATAAAGATGCTGAAGAAAATATAGATTATCAGGAAAAGGAAAGAAAGCGTAAAGCTAAATACGAATAA
- a CDS encoding DUF4834 family protein, translating into MQEASFTNLFKTIMWIIAFYYIFKFLARIFLPVLVKKAVEKAGENFQRQQQYSQDNSWQKTRANNDEIIINTANAKNPRETKKVGDYVDYEEID; encoded by the coding sequence ATGCAAGAAGCATCTTTTACAAATTTGTTTAAAACGATAATGTGGATCATTGCGTTTTATTATATTTTCAAATTTTTAGCCAGAATCTTTTTGCCAGTATTGGTAAAAAAAGCGGTTGAAAAAGCAGGTGAAAATTTTCAGAGACAACAACAATATAGTCAGGATAACTCATGGCAAAAAACACGTGCTAATAATGATGAGATAATCATCAATACGGCTAATGCAAAAAATCCTCGCGAAACCAAAAAGGTAGGCGATTATGTTGATTACGAAGAAATAGATTAA